Proteins from a genomic interval of Crassostrea angulata isolate pt1a10 chromosome 7, ASM2561291v2, whole genome shotgun sequence:
- the LOC128191626 gene encoding titin homolog isoform X7, whose product MVGGSSALNLSLLSRGVGEISKNGHEKIDVVFEPQDYYNFVTDSRRIYLPPIQHSYTYDEPEFSISRTSKKSVQEINMPKTFTTRKGALLLFSEDMAHRKRHSHHHHIHKSHMDFDDRESQLSKSADEIDLRTVDDLAKSILSFGAQGPEREDGMYLKFVHGRRKRDYFDRQIRPGFSAKRYLSSWTKCWDDNVLEKVISKGYLTEKSLFYYNPLMPHLQRRLNDDMSHYPTPYKLMRSMLMSPGSLSGYTFYRIRPESAETIMTQDVDLHGVPPSQGASIKVISTKDGVQREVTYGSLDKKAQEEVLTDLLVKSAVHYAMKKQQEYFEDNLMRAMESNKIREVSEGHETPASMPQFDMKEAVESLLDTQKSKGAVIEADLPEDRSSVRSGSIKPKHSIKKHGKGGVRSSSSSPALEDKEYIGGVPVVSFRDGSGSPSSVPQLPHIPGAIPLTTIGEVSREQTTVVPLPPIGGKGIPVLNVHPPTPQHTTLESYDGAGKNKENLKTVSEVDTEDEWGAQVPQSQQAENASTKGDVETESKKEKVEVSSQVLGSTESVVTSVHSQKDGKLGRAPWKGSQTSVKSSKKGAGSVDDGSVKGSVIMGPEGELINVGGTIKPHLRDIDLVHDANKVFGKDLVSDESDTEDQPDEWKKNRTLPPGARDQMRNYANKRVTPTNLSVLDPLRLPRHGDPKIDYTSGDIDATLSISSWSYAPRDQDPEIDVLKKTSSLQSLPNIEVEFLKDLSILSRATEKTEPADRQISEDVDTTDDSNKAADPSSNAPNADTISSLQTPFTQSVTPGGRITSILDTPMGPLEDTLLEESEKDGPEQISEKDEEENGTASHLSQKSPGRKGSVLSKISVVDPEMSKSASGSGGQAMSRSGSMADLYNRTLVHSRNRRRYSLDLGGKVKISSDNKVRAQSEDLNKNVEVSLDDLRKKEGKSIEASPSEEKRISVGSRRASRESIFRSLSKQSINQDEVLFEGPAESEILEVASDRKSTVSGDESSVLAVEGQEVPGPSLEHPSSKTESPKPSEDVARSDSAKSKVSEKEIVDALADHAQQIAQNVLSRSASGKDLEEDVRRAAKLWMETHPPRDISRSQSVQDKSIVQEIVSGQEKRKSAGPTAGEYRELIKANLKTAMSSSSGENVPADTEVSPELIEALAKEEVAAEDLEIVQDDDGKSLIRSKSQVSMAMGGVKEGHIYVPVAKNGQKGPATSIPVDRQSNADIGQLAVIHYVGDKDLVKEGSEKTPSDRGSKTKSQPPSTLGESIAEEETMVDDASEHKSHVSFKDEAEIEDEFQKAVEGLEQKSEKQSLKSGVTDSDGKKSKVSQEKAASPVKKKEEFIVGKVDTKDDIKALYGQPDPPPKEPSPPTMVKKPSPVAEPVPSPPKSAGRVDYKDELKHLYNNQAKKPEKPKGKGKTKKIPSPTKKPAKEGKAKGKAKGKGKKKEESPEPKPAEPEPVPQEPVKELTPPPPTPPPQEEPPASDLESDRESVSTMKSEESFEFHIVRDTPSPSPPPPKAPSIPSVEEEPETEEEEPPEDEDDEAARLRMISNREARAAKRAAQAEKRRQEVEKRRREREDQLKREKEEFERQQQLKAELEEERKRQEEQRRIRRAQQDAERDDEERREEERLRRQKLEEEKERRRKEEYQRKLEEMKRRQAEEEKRRHEEMLKKQAEEEEARREEAEKMAAMEEEERRQYELQKKLEEEERLKREEEERIRREEEAKKAMEEARRLAEEMARKQAEMEARLKFNRTLQVEARGLEHSQDITRAFVFSYFELLQWLGLDIPEFEVLKLNQY is encoded by the exons ATGGTTGGAGGTAGCAGTGCTCTAAATCTCTCGCTGCTAAGCCGAGGAGTCGgtgaaatatcaaaaaatgGACACGAGAAGATTGATGTGGTGTTTGAACCTCAG GACTACTACAACTTTGTCACTGACTCCAGAAGAATCTACCTGCCCCCAATACAGCACTCCTATACATACGATGAACCAGAATTCTCAATATCACGGACATCCAAAAAGTCTGTACAGGAGATCAATATGCCCAAGACATTCACCACCAGGAAGGGGGCCCTGCTTCTGTTCTCGGAGGACATGGCCCACCGAAAACGACACTCCCATCACCACCACATTCACAAAAGTCACATGGATTTTGATGATAGGGAGTCGCAGCTGTCGAAAAGTGCAGATGAAATAGATCTGAGAACTGTAGATGATTTAGCTAAATCTATTCTCTCCTTTGGAGCTCAG GGTCCTGAGAGAGAAGATGGAATGTACCTTAAATTTGTTCATGGGCGAAGGAAAAGAGATTATTTTGACAGACAAATCCGTCCTGGTTTTTCAGCCAAAAGGTATCTGTCATCGTGGACCAAATGTTGGGATGACAATGTTCTGGAGAAAGTCATCAGCAAAG GATACTTGACGGAGAAGTCTCTGTTCTACTACAACCCTCTGATGCCCCATCTCCAGCGGCGCCTCAATGACGACATGTCACACTACCCCACCCCCTACAAACTAATGAGGAGCATGTTAATGTCCCCTGGGAGCCTGTCTGGCTACACCTTCTACAGAATCAGACCAGAGTCAGCTGAAACCATTA TGACACAAGATGTTGACCTCCATGGAGTTCCACCCAGCCAGGGAGCCTCCATTAAGGTCATTAGTACCAAAGATGGAGTTCAGAGGGAGGTCACATACGGCAGCCTGGACAAGAAAGCCCAGGAGGAAGTGTTGACGGACCTACTGGTGAAGAGTGCGGTTCACTACGCCATGAAGAAACAGCAA GAATACTTTGAGGACAACCTAATGAGAGCTATGGAGTCCAATAAGATTCGGGAGGTGTCTGAGGGTCATGAGACCCCAGCATCCATGCCACAGTTTGACATGAAGGAAGCTGTAGAG tcTTTGCTGGACACACAAAAATCTAAAGGTGCTGTGATAGAGGCCGACCTTCCCGAGGATAGGTCTTCAGTAAGGTCAGGGTCAATAAAGCCCAAACATTCAATCAAAAAGCATGGCAAAGGAGGAg TTCGGTCAAGTTCAAGTTCGCCCGCCCTTGAGGACAAAGAATATATAGGGGGAGTTCCTGTCGTGTCCTTCAGAGATGGGTCAGGGTCACCAAGCTCTGTTCCTCAGCTCCCCCACATCCCTGGGGCAATTCCTCTGACCACAATAGGAGAGGTCAGCCGGGAACAGACCACTGTGGTTCCTCTCCCACCCATCGGAGGAAAAG GAATTCCAGTATTGAATGTTCATCCCCCCACCCCACAGCATACAACTCTTGAGTCGTATGATGGTGCGGGGAAAAACAAGGAAAATCTCAAGACTGTTAGCGAAG TGGACACAGAGGATGAGTGGGGAGCTCAGGTCCCCCAGTCCCAGCAAGCAGAGAATGCATCCACGAAAGGGGACGTGGAAACCGAGTCCAAGAAAGAAAAGG TTGAAGTGTCCTCTCAAGTCCTGGGTTCCACGGAGAGTGTGGTCACCAGTGTTCACTCTCAGAAGGACGGCAAACTCGGACGAGCTCCATGGAAAGGCAGTCAGACCAGCGTCAAGAGCTCAAAGAAAGGAG CCGGCAGTGTGGATGATGGGTCAGTCAAGGGCAGTGTAATTATGGGGCCAGAAGGGGAGCTAATCAATGTAGGGGGAACCATCAAACCACATCTCAGAGACATCGACTTGGTGCATGATGCCAATAAAGTGTTTGGAAAag accTGGTGAGTGATGAATCTGATACGGAGGATCAGCCAGACGAGTGGAAGAAAAACCGCACTCTTCCACCAGGGGCGCGGGATCAGATGAGAAACTATGCCAACAAAAGAG TTACTCCCACAAATTTGTCAGTGCTGGACCCCCTCCGCCTGCCTCGCCACGGCGACCCGA AGATTGACTACACCAGTGGTGACATAGACGCCACGCTGTCTATCAGCTCCTGGAGCTACGCACCGCGGGACCAAGATCCAGAAATAGATGTGCTTAAAAAAACCAGTAGTTTACAGAGTCTACCAAACATAGAGG TTGAATTTTTGAAGGATTTAAGCATTTTAAGCAGAGCTACTGAGAAAACAGAACCAGCTGACAGACAGATCTCAGAGGATGTGGACACTACTGATGATTCCAACAAGGCGGCTGACCCCAGCTCCAATGCGCCTAATGCAGACACTATCAGCTCCCTCCAGACCCCCTTTACTCAGTCCGTTACCCCAGGGGGCAGGATCACCAGTATCCTGGACACCCCTATGGGTCCCCTGGAGGATACTCTATTGGAGGAATCAGAGAAAGATGGTCCAGAGCAAATCTCAGAGAAGGATGAAGAAGAAAATGGAACAGCCAGTCACCTGTCCCAAAAGTCGCCTGGAAGAAAAGGATCAGTATTATCAAAAATCTCTGTTGTTGATCCTGAGATGTCAAAGTCTGCCTCCGGGAGTGGAGGTCAAGCTATGTCTCGAAGCGGTAGTATGGCAGACTTGTACAACCGAACATTGGTTCATAGCAGAAACCGCAGGCGTTATAGTTTGGATCTGGGGGGAAAAGTGAAGATTAGTTCAGACAACAAGGTCAGAGCACAAAGTGAAGACCTTAACAAGAATGTAGAAGTATCATTGGATGACCTCAGAAAGAAGGAAGGCAAGTCTATAGAAGCCAGCCCTAGTGAGGAGAAGCGAATATCTGTAGGGTCTCGCCGCGCCTCCAGAGAGTCCATCTTCAGAAGTCTGTCCAAGCAGTCTATTAACCAGGACGAGGTGCTGTTTGAGGGGCCGGCCGAGAGCGAGATTCTTGAGGTCGCCTCGGACAGGAAGTCAACAGTGTCAGGTGATGAATCCTCCGTTTTAGCTGTGGAGGGACAAGAGGTCCCTGGTCCCTCTCTTGAACATCCTTCCTCCAAAACTGAATCTCCCAAACCCTCTGAAGACGTTGCTCGCTCAG ATTCTGCGAAGTCTAAGGTGTCAGAGAAGGAGATCGTGGATGCATTAGCTGACCACGCCCAGCAGATTGCACAGAATGTACTCAGTCGCAGCGCCTCGGGAAAGGATCTGGAGGAGGATGTCAGG CGAGCGGCTAAACTCTGGATGGAGACCCACCCCCCTCGAGATATCTCACGGAGTCAGTCGGTTCAGGACAAG TCCATTGTTCAAGAAATTGTATCTGGTCAAGAAAAGAGGAAAAGTGCAGGACCCACCGCAGGAGAGTATCGAGAACTCATCAAGGCTAACCTCAAAACAGCTA TGTCCAGCTCGAGTGGTGAGAATGTTCCTGCTGACACAGAGGTTAGTCCAGAACTCATAGAGGCCCTTGCAAAGGAAGAAGTTGCTGCAGAAGATCTGGAGATTGTGCAAGATGACGACGGAAAGAGTCTCATCCGCAGCAAGAGTCAGGTCTCCATGGCAATGGGCGGAGTCAAAGAAGGTCATATTTACGTACCAGTGGCTAAAA ACGGGCAGAAGGGTCCTGCTACTAGCATTCCTGTGGATCGACAATCTAACGCTGATATAGGGCAGCTTGCTGTCATTCACTATGTTGGGGACAAGGACTTGGTGAAGGAGGGGTCTGAGAAGACCCCCTCAGATAGGGGTAGTAAAACCAAGTCTCAGCCCCCCTCAACTCTCGGGGAATCTATTGCAGAGGAGGAGACGATGGTTGATGATGCCTCGGAGCATAAATCTCACGTGTCCTTCAAGGACGAGGCCGAGATCGAGGACGAGTTCCAGAAAGCTGTAGAGGGGCTGGAGCAG AAATCAGAGAAGCAGAGTCTAAAGAGTGGAGTGACGGATTCGGATGGCAAGAAGAGCAAGGTGTCCCAGGAGAAGGCCGCCTCACCTGTCAAAAAGAAGGAGGAGTTTATTGTCG GCAAAGTTGATACAAAGGATGACATAAAGGCCCTGTATGGACAGCCTGACCCCCCACCCAAGGAACCATCACCTCCCACAATGG TTAAGAAGCCCAGCCCAGTTGCAGAGCCCGTACCTTCTCCCCCGAAGAGTGCCG GAAGAGTTGATTACAAAGATGAATTAAAACATCTGTACAATAATCAGGCAAAAAAGCCTGAAAAACCCAAGG GTAAAGGGAAAACCAAAAAGATACCCTCCCCAACTAAGAAGCCTGCCAAGGAGGGTAAGGCCAAAGGTAAGGCTAAGGGTAAAGGCAAGAAGAAGGAAGAGTCGCCGGAACCCAAACCCGCTGAACCGGAACCAGTACCCCAGGAACCAGTAAAGGAGCTGACCCCACCACCCCCCACACCCCCACCACAGGAAGAGCCACCCGCCTCTGATTTGGAGAGTGACAGG GAGTCGGTCTCTACCATGAAGAGTGAGGAGAGCTTTGAGTTCCACATTGTACGGGACACACCCTCCCCCAGCCCACCCCCGCCTAAGGCCCCATCCATCCCCTCTGTGGAGGAAGAACCAGAGACTGAGGAAGAGGAACCTCCAGAGGATGAGGAT GATGAGGCAGCCAGACTTCGAATGATTTCCAACAGAGAGGCCCGGGCAGCAAAACGAGCCGCACAGGCCGAAAAACGGAGACAGGAAGTGGAGAAACGACGACGTGAGAGAGAGGATCAGCTGAAGCGAGAGAAAGAAGAGTTTGAACGACAGCAACAACTGAAGGCGGAGCTCGAGGAGGAGAGAAAGCGACAGGAAGAACAGAGAAG AATTCGTCGAGCACAGCAAGATGCAGAAAGAGATGATGAAGAGCGAAGAGAAGAGGAGAGACTGAGGAGACAAAAATTAGAGGAGGAGAAAGAAAGACGAAGAAAGGAGGAATACCAGAGGAAATTGGAGGAAATGAAGAGGAGACAAGCTGAGGAGGAGAAACGAAGACATG AGGAAATGTTAAAGAAGCAAGCAGAAGAAGAAGAGGCCCGGCGTGAAGAGGCTGAAAAGATGGCTGCCATGGAAGAAGAAGAGAGGAGGCAGTATGAGCTGCAGAAGAAACTCGAGGAAGAGGAGAGGCTGAAGAGAGAAGAGGAGGAGAG aATTCGTCGTGAAGAAGAAGCCAAGAAAGCCATGGAAGAGGCACGCCGCCTCGCTGAGGAAATGGCTCGCAAACAGGCCGAGATGGAGGCCCGACTTAAATTTAATCGTACACTTCAGGTTGAGGCTCGAGGCCTGGAACATTCTCAGGACATCACTCGAGCGTTTGTTTTCTCGTACTTTGAGTTGCTGCAGTGGTTAGGCCTGGATATTCCTGAATTTGAGGTGTTGAAGTTGAACCAGTATTGA
- the LOC128191626 gene encoding titin homolog isoform X5: protein MVGGSSALNLSLLSRGVGEISKNGHEKIDVVFEPQDYYNFVTDSRRIYLPPIQHSYTYDEPEFSISRTSKKSVQEINMPKTFTTRKGALLLFSEDMAHRKRHSHHHHIHKSHMDFDDRESQLSKSADEIDLRTVDDLAKSILSFGAQGPEREDGMYLKFVHGRRKRDYFDRQIRPGFSAKRYLSSWTKCWDDNVLEKVISKGYLTEKSLFYYNPLMPHLQRRLNDDMSHYPTPYKLMRSMLMSPGSLSGYTFYRIRPESAETIMTQDVDLHGVPPSQGASIKVISTKDGVQREVTYGSLDKKAQEEVLTDLLVKSAVHYAMKKQQEYFEDNLMRAMESNKIREVSEGHETPASMPQFDMKEAVESLLDTQKSKGAVIEADLPEDRSSVRSGSIKPKHSIKKHGKGGVRSSSSSPALEDKEYIGGVPVVSFRDGSGSPSSVPQLPHIPGAIPLTTIGEVSREQTTVVPLPPIGGKGIPVLNVHPPTPQHTTLESYDGAGKNKENLKTVSEVDTEDEWGAQVPQSQQAENASTKGDVETESKKEKVEVSSQVLGSTESVVTSVHSQKDGKLGRAPWKGSQTSVKSSKKGAGSVDDGSVKGSVIMGPEGELINVGGTIKPHLRDIDLVHDANKVFGKDLVSDESDTEDQPDEWKKNRTLPPGARDQMRNYANKRVTPTNLSVLDPLRLPRHGDPKIDYTSGDIDATLSISSWSYAPRDQDPEIDVLKKTSSLQSLPNIEVEFLKDLSILSRATEKTEPADRQISEDVDTTDDSNKAADPSSNAPNADTISSLQTPFTQSVTPGGRITSILDTPMGPLEDTLLEESEKDGPEQISEKDEEENGTASHLSQKSPGRKGSVLSKISVVDPEMSKSASGSGGQAMSRSGSMADLYNRTLVHSRNRRRYSLDLGGKVKISSDNKVRAQSEDLNKNVEVSLDDLRKKEGKSIEASPSEEKRISVGSRRASRESIFRSLSKQSINQDEVLFEGPAESEILEVASDRKSTVSGDESSVLAVEGQEVPGPSLEHPSSKTESPKPSEDVARSDSAKSKVSEKEIVDALADHAQQIAQNVLSRSASGKDLEEDVRRAAKLWMETHPPRDISRSQSVQDKSIVQEIVSGQEKRKSAGPTAGEYRELIKANLKTAMSSSSGENVPADTEVSPELIEALAKEEVAAEDLEIVQDDDGKSLIRSKSQVSMAMGGVKEGHIYVPVAKNGQKGPATSIPVDRQSNADIGQLAVIHYVGDKDLVKEGSEKTPSDRGSKTKSQPPSTLGESIAEEETMVDDASEHKSHVSFKDEAEIEDEFQKAVEGLEQKSEKQSLKSGVTDSDGKKSKVSQEKAASPVKKKEEFIVGKVDTKDDIKALYGQPDPPPKEPSPPTMVKKPSPVAEPVPSPPKSAGKKSKDGEPKKLEVADDKSSKSASTAKTSTSGTGSKTVTSAKSEEMAQIQQDFQNEIKNLFGKVPTKQDVKGKGKTKKIPSPTKKPAKEGKAKGKAKGKGKKKEESPEPKPAEPEPVPQEPVKELTPPPPTPPPQEEPPASDLESDRRKSIASSINVNLKKVMSKESVSTMKSEESFEFHIVRDTPSPSPPPPKAPSIPSVEEEPETEEEEPPEDEDGGPKDEAARLRMISNREARAAKRAAQAEKRRQEVEKRRREREDQLKREKEEFERQQQLKAELEEERKRQEEQRRIRRAQQDAERDDEERREEERLRRQKLEEEKERRRKEEYQRKLEEMKRRQAEEEKRRHEEMLKKQAEEEEARREEAEKMAAMEEEERRQYELQKKLEEEERLKREEEERIRREEEAKKAMEEARRLAEEMARKQAEMEARLKFNRTLQVEARGLEHSQDITRAFVFSYFELLQWLGLDIPEFEVLKLNQY, encoded by the exons ATGGTTGGAGGTAGCAGTGCTCTAAATCTCTCGCTGCTAAGCCGAGGAGTCGgtgaaatatcaaaaaatgGACACGAGAAGATTGATGTGGTGTTTGAACCTCAG GACTACTACAACTTTGTCACTGACTCCAGAAGAATCTACCTGCCCCCAATACAGCACTCCTATACATACGATGAACCAGAATTCTCAATATCACGGACATCCAAAAAGTCTGTACAGGAGATCAATATGCCCAAGACATTCACCACCAGGAAGGGGGCCCTGCTTCTGTTCTCGGAGGACATGGCCCACCGAAAACGACACTCCCATCACCACCACATTCACAAAAGTCACATGGATTTTGATGATAGGGAGTCGCAGCTGTCGAAAAGTGCAGATGAAATAGATCTGAGAACTGTAGATGATTTAGCTAAATCTATTCTCTCCTTTGGAGCTCAG GGTCCTGAGAGAGAAGATGGAATGTACCTTAAATTTGTTCATGGGCGAAGGAAAAGAGATTATTTTGACAGACAAATCCGTCCTGGTTTTTCAGCCAAAAGGTATCTGTCATCGTGGACCAAATGTTGGGATGACAATGTTCTGGAGAAAGTCATCAGCAAAG GATACTTGACGGAGAAGTCTCTGTTCTACTACAACCCTCTGATGCCCCATCTCCAGCGGCGCCTCAATGACGACATGTCACACTACCCCACCCCCTACAAACTAATGAGGAGCATGTTAATGTCCCCTGGGAGCCTGTCTGGCTACACCTTCTACAGAATCAGACCAGAGTCAGCTGAAACCATTA TGACACAAGATGTTGACCTCCATGGAGTTCCACCCAGCCAGGGAGCCTCCATTAAGGTCATTAGTACCAAAGATGGAGTTCAGAGGGAGGTCACATACGGCAGCCTGGACAAGAAAGCCCAGGAGGAAGTGTTGACGGACCTACTGGTGAAGAGTGCGGTTCACTACGCCATGAAGAAACAGCAA GAATACTTTGAGGACAACCTAATGAGAGCTATGGAGTCCAATAAGATTCGGGAGGTGTCTGAGGGTCATGAGACCCCAGCATCCATGCCACAGTTTGACATGAAGGAAGCTGTAGAG tcTTTGCTGGACACACAAAAATCTAAAGGTGCTGTGATAGAGGCCGACCTTCCCGAGGATAGGTCTTCAGTAAGGTCAGGGTCAATAAAGCCCAAACATTCAATCAAAAAGCATGGCAAAGGAGGAg TTCGGTCAAGTTCAAGTTCGCCCGCCCTTGAGGACAAAGAATATATAGGGGGAGTTCCTGTCGTGTCCTTCAGAGATGGGTCAGGGTCACCAAGCTCTGTTCCTCAGCTCCCCCACATCCCTGGGGCAATTCCTCTGACCACAATAGGAGAGGTCAGCCGGGAACAGACCACTGTGGTTCCTCTCCCACCCATCGGAGGAAAAG GAATTCCAGTATTGAATGTTCATCCCCCCACCCCACAGCATACAACTCTTGAGTCGTATGATGGTGCGGGGAAAAACAAGGAAAATCTCAAGACTGTTAGCGAAG TGGACACAGAGGATGAGTGGGGAGCTCAGGTCCCCCAGTCCCAGCAAGCAGAGAATGCATCCACGAAAGGGGACGTGGAAACCGAGTCCAAGAAAGAAAAGG TTGAAGTGTCCTCTCAAGTCCTGGGTTCCACGGAGAGTGTGGTCACCAGTGTTCACTCTCAGAAGGACGGCAAACTCGGACGAGCTCCATGGAAAGGCAGTCAGACCAGCGTCAAGAGCTCAAAGAAAGGAG CCGGCAGTGTGGATGATGGGTCAGTCAAGGGCAGTGTAATTATGGGGCCAGAAGGGGAGCTAATCAATGTAGGGGGAACCATCAAACCACATCTCAGAGACATCGACTTGGTGCATGATGCCAATAAAGTGTTTGGAAAag accTGGTGAGTGATGAATCTGATACGGAGGATCAGCCAGACGAGTGGAAGAAAAACCGCACTCTTCCACCAGGGGCGCGGGATCAGATGAGAAACTATGCCAACAAAAGAG TTACTCCCACAAATTTGTCAGTGCTGGACCCCCTCCGCCTGCCTCGCCACGGCGACCCGA AGATTGACTACACCAGTGGTGACATAGACGCCACGCTGTCTATCAGCTCCTGGAGCTACGCACCGCGGGACCAAGATCCAGAAATAGATGTGCTTAAAAAAACCAGTAGTTTACAGAGTCTACCAAACATAGAGG TTGAATTTTTGAAGGATTTAAGCATTTTAAGCAGAGCTACTGAGAAAACAGAACCAGCTGACAGACAGATCTCAGAGGATGTGGACACTACTGATGATTCCAACAAGGCGGCTGACCCCAGCTCCAATGCGCCTAATGCAGACACTATCAGCTCCCTCCAGACCCCCTTTACTCAGTCCGTTACCCCAGGGGGCAGGATCACCAGTATCCTGGACACCCCTATGGGTCCCCTGGAGGATACTCTATTGGAGGAATCAGAGAAAGATGGTCCAGAGCAAATCTCAGAGAAGGATGAAGAAGAAAATGGAACAGCCAGTCACCTGTCCCAAAAGTCGCCTGGAAGAAAAGGATCAGTATTATCAAAAATCTCTGTTGTTGATCCTGAGATGTCAAAGTCTGCCTCCGGGAGTGGAGGTCAAGCTATGTCTCGAAGCGGTAGTATGGCAGACTTGTACAACCGAACATTGGTTCATAGCAGAAACCGCAGGCGTTATAGTTTGGATCTGGGGGGAAAAGTGAAGATTAGTTCAGACAACAAGGTCAGAGCACAAAGTGAAGACCTTAACAAGAATGTAGAAGTATCATTGGATGACCTCAGAAAGAAGGAAGGCAAGTCTATAGAAGCCAGCCCTAGTGAGGAGAAGCGAATATCTGTAGGGTCTCGCCGCGCCTCCAGAGAGTCCATCTTCAGAAGTCTGTCCAAGCAGTCTATTAACCAGGACGAGGTGCTGTTTGAGGGGCCGGCCGAGAGCGAGATTCTTGAGGTCGCCTCGGACAGGAAGTCAACAGTGTCAGGTGATGAATCCTCCGTTTTAGCTGTGGAGGGACAAGAGGTCCCTGGTCCCTCTCTTGAACATCCTTCCTCCAAAACTGAATCTCCCAAACCCTCTGAAGACGTTGCTCGCTCAG ATTCTGCGAAGTCTAAGGTGTCAGAGAAGGAGATCGTGGATGCATTAGCTGACCACGCCCAGCAGATTGCACAGAATGTACTCAGTCGCAGCGCCTCGGGAAAGGATCTGGAGGAGGATGTCAGG CGAGCGGCTAAACTCTGGATGGAGACCCACCCCCCTCGAGATATCTCACGGAGTCAGTCGGTTCAGGACAAG TCCATTGTTCAAGAAATTGTATCTGGTCAAGAAAAGAGGAAAAGTGCAGGACCCACCGCAGGAGAGTATCGAGAACTCATCAAGGCTAACCTCAAAACAGCTA TGTCCAGCTCGAGTGGTGAGAATGTTCCTGCTGACACAGAGGTTAGTCCAGAACTCATAGAGGCCCTTGCAAAGGAAGAAGTTGCTGCAGAAGATCTGGAGATTGTGCAAGATGACGACGGAAAGAGTCTCATCCGCAGCAAGAGTCAGGTCTCCATGGCAATGGGCGGAGTCAAAGAAGGTCATATTTACGTACCAGTGGCTAAAA ACGGGCAGAAGGGTCCTGCTACTAGCATTCCTGTGGATCGACAATCTAACGCTGATATAGGGCAGCTTGCTGTCATTCACTATGTTGGGGACAAGGACTTGGTGAAGGAGGGGTCTGAGAAGACCCCCTCAGATAGGGGTAGTAAAACCAAGTCTCAGCCCCCCTCAACTCTCGGGGAATCTATTGCAGAGGAGGAGACGATGGTTGATGATGCCTCGGAGCATAAATCTCACGTGTCCTTCAAGGACGAGGCCGAGATCGAGGACGAGTTCCAGAAAGCTGTAGAGGGGCTGGAGCAG AAATCAGAGAAGCAGAGTCTAAAGAGTGGAGTGACGGATTCGGATGGCAAGAAGAGCAAGGTGTCCCAGGAGAAGGCCGCCTCACCTGTCAAAAAGAAGGAGGAGTTTATTGTCG GCAAAGTTGATACAAAGGATGACATAAAGGCCCTGTATGGACAGCCTGACCCCCCACCCAAGGAACCATCACCTCCCACAATGG TTAAGAAGCCCAGCCCAGTTGCAGAGCCCGTACCTTCTCCCCCGAAGAGTGCCG ggaaaaaatcaaaagatggcGAACCTAAAAAACTTGAGGTGGCAGATGACAAAAGTTCAAAATCTGCCAGTACAGCCAAAACTAGTACCTCGGGTACTGGGTCTAAAACTGTGACATCCGCTAAATCTGAGGAAATGG CTCAAATTCAGCAGGATTTccagaatgaaataaaaaatttgtttggTAAAGTGCCAACAAAACAGGACGTAAAGG GTAAAGGGAAAACCAAAAAGATACCCTCCCCAACTAAGAAGCCTGCCAAGGAGGGTAAGGCCAAAGGTAAGGCTAAGGGTAAAGGCAAGAAGAAGGAAGAGTCGCCGGAACCCAAACCCGCTGAACCGGAACCAGTACCCCAGGAACCAGTAAAGGAGCTGACCCCACCACCCCCCACACCCCCACCACAGGAAGAGCCACCCGCCTCTGATTTGGAGAGTGACAGG AGAAAATCTATTGCCTCCAGTATAAATGTTAACCTTAAGAAAGTGATGTCAAAG GAGTCGGTCTCTACCATGAAGAGTGAGGAGAGCTTTGAGTTCCACATTGTACGGGACACACCCTCCCCCAGCCCACCCCCGCCTAAGGCCCCATCCATCCCCTCTGTGGAGGAAGAACCAGAGACTGAGGAAGAGGAACCTCCAGAGGATGAGGAT GGCGGACCTAAG GATGAGGCAGCCAGACTTCGAATGATTTCCAACAGAGAGGCCCGGGCAGCAAAACGAGCCGCACAGGCCGAAAAACGGAGACAGGAAGTGGAGAAACGACGACGTGAGAGAGAGGATCAGCTGAAGCGAGAGAAAGAAGAGTTTGAACGACAGCAACAACTGAAGGCGGAGCTCGAGGAGGAGAGAAAGCGACAGGAAGAACAGAGAAG AATTCGTCGAGCACAGCAAGATGCAGAAAGAGATGATGAAGAGCGAAGAGAAGAGGAGAGACTGAGGAGACAAAAATTAGAGGAGGAGAAAGAAAGACGAAGAAAGGAGGAATACCAGAGGAAATTGGAGGAAATGAAGAGGAGACAAGCTGAGGAGGAGAAACGAAGACATG AGGAAATGTTAAAGAAGCAAGCAGAAGAAGAAGAGGCCCGGCGTGAAGAGGCTGAAAAGATGGCTGCCATGGAAGAAGAAGAGAGGAGGCAGTATGAGCTGCAGAAGAAACTCGAGGAAGAGGAGAGGCTGAAGAGAGAAGAGGAGGAGAG aATTCGTCGTGAAGAAGAAGCCAAGAAAGCCATGGAAGAGGCACGCCGCCTCGCTGAGGAAATGGCTCGCAAACAGGCCGAGATGGAGGCCCGACTTAAATTTAATCGTACACTTCAGGTTGAGGCTCGAGGCCTGGAACATTCTCAGGACATCACTCGAGCGTTTGTTTTCTCGTACTTTGAGTTGCTGCAGTGGTTAGGCCTGGATATTCCTGAATTTGAGGTGTTGAAGTTGAACCAGTATTGA